The Kitasatospora sp. NBC_00374 genome has a segment encoding these proteins:
- the trpS gene encoding tryptophan--tRNA ligase, producing the protein MVNAAVTGPVKDRPRVLSGIQPTSGSFHLGNYLGAVRQWVDLQEENDAFYMVVDLHAITVEQDPTTLRENTRISAAQLLGAGLDPERCTLFVQSHVPEHAQLAWVMNCLTGFGEAARMTQFKDKSAKQGSDRTSVGLFTYPILQIADILLYQADAVPVGEDQRQHLELTRDLAERFNSRYAPTFTLPKPYILKETAKILDLQDPTAKMSKSASSAKGLVNLLDEAKVSAKKFKSAVTDTGTVVSYDEEDKAGVSNLLRIHSALSGQSVDQLVAHFEGRMYGALKTELAELFAEWVTPFQARTQGYLDDPAELDRVLGLGAEKARTVASETLATVYNRIGFLAPKR; encoded by the coding sequence ATGGTCAACGCAGCGGTCACCGGTCCGGTGAAGGACCGTCCTCGGGTCCTCTCCGGTATCCAGCCCACCTCCGGCTCCTTCCACCTCGGCAACTACCTCGGCGCGGTGCGCCAGTGGGTGGACCTGCAGGAGGAGAACGACGCCTTCTACATGGTGGTCGACCTGCACGCGATCACCGTCGAGCAGGATCCGACCACCCTCCGGGAGAACACCCGGATCTCGGCGGCGCAGCTGCTCGGCGCGGGTCTGGACCCCGAGCGCTGCACCCTGTTCGTCCAGTCCCACGTGCCCGAGCACGCGCAGCTCGCCTGGGTGATGAACTGCCTCACCGGCTTCGGCGAGGCCGCCCGGATGACGCAGTTCAAGGACAAGTCGGCCAAGCAGGGCAGCGACCGCACCTCGGTCGGCCTGTTCACCTACCCGATCCTGCAGATCGCCGACATCCTGCTCTACCAGGCGGACGCGGTGCCGGTCGGCGAGGACCAGCGCCAGCACCTGGAGCTCACCCGCGACCTCGCGGAGCGCTTCAACAGCCGCTACGCGCCCACCTTCACGCTGCCGAAGCCGTACATCCTCAAGGAGACGGCGAAGATCCTGGACCTGCAGGACCCGACGGCCAAGATGAGCAAGTCGGCCTCCTCCGCCAAGGGCCTGGTCAACCTGCTGGACGAGGCCAAGGTCAGCGCCAAGAAGTTCAAGAGCGCGGTGACCGACACCGGCACGGTGGTCTCCTACGACGAGGAGGACAAGGCCGGCGTCTCCAACCTGCTGCGGATCCACTCCGCGCTCAGCGGGCAGTCCGTCGACCAGCTGGTCGCGCACTTCGAGGGCAGGATGTACGGCGCCCTCAAGACCGAGCTGGCCGAGCTGTTCGCCGAGTGGGTGACGCCCTTCCAGGCCCGTACCCAGGGCTACCTGGACGATCCGGCGGAGCTGGACCGGGTGCTCGGCCTCGGTGCGGAGAAGGCGCGGACGGTGGCGTCCGAGACCCTGGCCACGGTCTACAACCGCATCGGCTTCCTCGCGCCGAAGCGCTGA